A part of Olleya sp. Bg11-27 genomic DNA contains:
- a CDS encoding NAD-dependent epimerase/dehydratase family protein: protein MKILVTGAAGFIGSHTCERLHDLGHDVVGLDNFNDYYSVKLKTLNEKALLEKGIKIINTDLRDVNLGEILPKDINYIFHFAAQPGISASSTFEDYFTNNIIATKNLIDYALECQNLELFVNIGTSSIYGLEATFPESKAPKPASHYGVTKLAAEQLVLQKSRELLFKSCSLRLYSVIGPRERPEKMYTKLIACAYNGESFPLYDGSASHLRSFTYVGDIVDGIVSVIGNDAKVDGEIINLGTEIEHTTQEGIEAVEKVIGQSIKIENVKARVGDQLRTKANIDKARQLLDYNPQTTLLEGVKAQVAWYKANFL from the coding sequence ATGAAGATTTTAGTTACGGGAGCAGCAGGTTTTATAGGCTCTCACACATGCGAACGTTTACACGATTTAGGTCATGATGTTGTTGGTTTAGATAATTTTAATGATTATTACAGCGTAAAGCTGAAAACCTTAAACGAAAAGGCGCTTTTAGAAAAAGGAATCAAGATTATTAATACCGATTTAAGAGATGTTAATCTAGGTGAAATCTTACCAAAAGATATTAACTATATTTTTCATTTTGCTGCACAGCCGGGTATTTCGGCAAGTTCAACTTTTGAAGATTATTTTACAAATAATATTATTGCAACCAAAAACTTAATTGATTATGCTTTAGAGTGTCAAAATTTAGAGTTGTTTGTAAATATAGGGACCTCTTCAATTTATGGATTGGAAGCAACCTTTCCAGAAAGTAAGGCACCAAAACCAGCATCGCATTATGGGGTTACTAAACTAGCTGCAGAACAATTGGTATTACAAAAAAGTAGAGAGTTGCTGTTTAAAAGCTGTTCGCTGCGTTTATATTCTGTGATTGGACCAAGAGAACGTCCGGAGAAAATGTACACCAAATTAATAGCGTGTGCCTATAATGGAGAGTCTTTCCCATTATACGATGGAAGTGCATCACATTTACGTAGTTTTACCTATGTTGGAGATATCGTAGATGGTATTGTTAGTGTTATTGGTAATGATGCTAAAGTAGATGGCGAAATTATTAATCTTGGGACAGAAATAGAGCATACTACGCAAGAGGGTATTGAGGCAGTTGAGAAAGTTATTGGACAGTCTATAAAAATTGAGAACGTAAAAGCTAGAGTAGGAGATCAATTACGTACTAAAGCTAATATTGATAAAGCTAGGCAATTATTAGATTATAATCCTCAAACTACTTTGCTAGAAGGAGTGAAAGCACAGGTAGCATGGTATAAGGCTAATTTTTTGTAA
- a CDS encoding fibronectin type III domain-containing protein gives MKQNLQTPKIKERLLQFFITGMLFSATFICQVKAQSNLVPSDLLNAWNSNISDNTTYPHCEQWKITYPTSEEDKTLCGEDNNEFYYVNSTNDGIVFYAPVRSDNGTTPNSKNIRSELRERDIDGESDKYWTTEGRHVIYVKQAITHLPINVNQLVATQIHGNKSEGIDDALVVRLEDDHLFLSFNGGELRSNVTITNNYALGTLHEVIFEVLDDKHYVYYSEDGNLKAAYQSGNASSYLVKDNGNEILMDIDYDDAYFKVGNYTQSNPTKEGDDTDNPNNYGEVVVYDMYVDHADAGVVTPISCNATAPSGLSVSNVSSTQATLSWNYNTTIDHYNVRYKEVGSTTWINESSITTGSITLNNLATDTDYEWQIRAKCADGSGSNYSDAQGANFITTVTSATCNAIAPSGLTITNVSTTEATLNWNIDTAIDHYNVRFRKVGNTTWSFKYSITAGNVTLTNLNEDTDYEWQIIAECADDSASNYSDAQGPNFKTTSNSSSANCSDTPTGLNISNLTSNSATLNWNYVSSVDHYNVRYKKIGDSDWRYINSIHTGSVILTDVNTSSTYEWQIRAKCTDGSGSNYSDGQGPDFLPTSSNETSITPSCSDTPTGLYISNLTNNTVTFNWDYYSSVDHYNVRYKKTGDSDWRYKNSITTGSVTLTDVNTSSTYEWQIRAKCTDGSGSDYTDGQGPDFSPTSSNRNVQPSIKTYTNSSKTNLTVKIENHTDTKEKQSLKIFNIYGKLVYEKSKISSNNKVVLDNTIEDGIYVIMLFNENGEIIESKKVIKN, from the coding sequence ATGAAACAAAACTTACAAACACCCAAAATCAAAGAAAGATTATTACAATTTTTTATTACTGGGATGTTGTTTTCTGCTACATTTATTTGTCAAGTAAAAGCGCAATCTAATTTAGTGCCCTCTGACTTATTAAATGCATGGAATTCCAACATATCAGATAATACCACGTATCCACATTGCGAACAATGGAAAATTACTTACCCAACAAGCGAAGAAGACAAAACGTTATGCGGAGAAGATAACAACGAATTTTATTATGTAAACTCTACTAATGATGGTATCGTATTTTACGCTCCTGTCCGTTCTGACAATGGTACGACTCCTAATTCGAAAAACATACGATCTGAATTAAGAGAAAGAGACATTGATGGCGAGTCTGACAAATACTGGACAACAGAAGGTAGACATGTTATATACGTAAAACAAGCAATAACCCACTTACCTATTAATGTAAACCAGTTAGTCGCAACACAAATTCATGGAAATAAATCGGAAGGAATTGATGACGCTTTAGTGGTAAGACTAGAAGACGATCATCTTTTTTTAAGTTTTAATGGCGGTGAGTTAAGAAGTAATGTAACGATAACTAATAATTACGCATTAGGGACCTTGCACGAGGTTATTTTTGAAGTACTTGATGATAAACATTACGTATATTATAGTGAAGATGGTAATTTAAAAGCAGCTTACCAAAGCGGAAATGCTTCTTCTTATTTAGTAAAAGATAATGGTAATGAAATATTAATGGATATTGATTATGATGATGCTTACTTTAAAGTTGGTAATTACACACAAAGTAATCCAACAAAAGAAGGAGACGATACAGATAACCCTAACAACTATGGAGAAGTCGTTGTTTATGACATGTATGTCGATCACGCAGATGCAGGTGTTGTAACCCCAATTTCGTGTAATGCAACAGCGCCTTCAGGACTATCCGTTTCTAATGTGTCTAGTACTCAAGCGACGTTAAGTTGGAATTACAATACTACTATTGACCACTACAATGTAAGATATAAAGAGGTTGGGTCGACTACATGGATTAACGAATCTTCTATAACTACAGGAAGTATTACTTTAAACAACCTTGCTACTGATACAGATTACGAATGGCAAATCAGAGCTAAATGTGCTGATGGATCTGGATCTAACTATTCAGATGCTCAAGGGGCCAACTTTATAACCACTGTAACAAGTGCAACTTGTAATGCGATAGCTCCTTCAGGATTAACTATAACCAATGTTTCAACAACTGAAGCTACTTTAAACTGGAATATTGACACCGCTATTGACCATTACAACGTGAGATTTAGAAAAGTAGGCAACACTACTTGGAGTTTTAAATATTCAATTACTGCAGGCAATGTTACGTTAACTAATTTGAATGAAGACACGGATTATGAGTGGCAGATTATAGCTGAATGTGCTGATGACTCTGCATCTAATTATTCTGATGCACAAGGACCTAACTTTAAAACAACATCAAATTCATCTTCAGCAAATTGTAGTGACACACCAACTGGCTTAAATATTAGCAACTTAACTAGCAATAGCGCTACCTTAAATTGGAACTATGTTTCAAGTGTAGATCATTATAATGTACGTTACAAAAAAATAGGAGACTCTGATTGGAGATATATAAATAGTATCCATACAGGAAGTGTAATATTAACAGATGTTAATACCAGTTCTACTTACGAATGGCAAATTAGAGCGAAATGTACTGATGGATCTGGATCTAATTATTCTGATGGACAAGGTCCTGACTTTTTACCAACGTCGTCAAATGAAACTTCTATAACACCATCATGTAGCGATACACCAACAGGATTATACATAAGTAATCTTACAAACAATACCGTTACTTTTAACTGGGATTACTATTCTAGCGTAGATCATTATAATGTACGTTACAAAAAAACAGGAGATTCTGACTGGAGATACAAAAATAGTATTACTACAGGAAGTGTAACGCTAACAGATGTCAACACAAGTTCTACTTACGAATGGCAAATTAGAGCAAAATGTACTGATGGAAGTGGCTCCGATTATACTGACGGGCAAGGTCCTGATTTTTCACCAACATCATCAAATAGAAATGTTCAACCATCTATTAAGACTTATACTAACTCATCTAAAACTAACTTAACAGTTAAAATAGAGAACCATACAGACACTAAAGAAAAACAATCTTTAAAAATATTTAATATTTATGGTAAATTAGTCTATGAAAAATCAAAGATAAGTTCTAATAATAAAGTTGTATTAGATAATACTATTGAAGATGGAATATACGTAATTATGCTATTTAATGAAAATGGTGAAATTATTGAATCTAAAAAAGTTATAAAAAATTAA
- a CDS encoding response regulator transcription factor: protein MKPYSVVIVEDYVLLSQAISILVNSFDNFEVLYLCKNGKELVTKLKTPNNTPDIVLMDVNMPIMNGIETTQFLKDHFPDIKVIALSVVDDDLSIIKMLKAGAKGYLLKDVEKKTLEFTLNEVMINGYYHTKKVSNILINSLTEDPNKKPKLKDREIEFIKLVCSELTYKEIAAKMFLSPKTIDGYRDVLFDKLEVKNRIGLVLYAIKNKVIKLN from the coding sequence ATGAAACCTTACAGCGTAGTAATTGTAGAAGATTATGTTTTGCTTTCTCAAGCAATTAGCATACTTGTAAACTCTTTTGATAATTTCGAGGTTTTATATTTATGTAAAAATGGAAAAGAGTTAGTTACAAAATTAAAAACGCCTAACAATACTCCAGATATAGTATTAATGGATGTTAATATGCCAATAATGAATGGTATAGAAACCACACAATTTTTAAAAGACCATTTTCCTGATATTAAGGTTATAGCTTTATCCGTTGTAGACGATGACCTAAGCATTATTAAAATGCTTAAAGCTGGTGCAAAAGGTTACTTATTAAAAGATGTCGAAAAAAAAACGTTAGAATTTACTTTAAACGAAGTCATGATAAATGGCTACTATCACACTAAAAAGGTCTCTAATATTTTAATAAACTCCTTAACCGAAGACCCAAATAAAAAACCAAAATTAAAAGACAGAGAGATTGAGTTTATAAAATTGGTCTGCTCAGAATTAACTTATAAAGAGATTGCTGCAAAAATGTTTTTAAGCCCTAAAACTATCGATGGTTACAGAGATGTTTTATTTGATAAATTAGAAGTAAAAAACAGAATTGGACTAGTTCTTTATGCAATAAAAAACAAGGTCATTAAGCTTAATTGA
- a CDS encoding sensor histidine kinase gives MQREGQAILIAVFILVFLCIMLIVLFIVFQKRKNTLILKQKDSEKRFGQEIAKTQIEIREETFRNISWELHDNIGQLLTLAKIQLQNSTNKEDILLTLDKGLKELRALSKSISPETLKNSSLVSAIIQETDRLNKLEYLKAKVNVIGNEVHLDNEVEIVFFRIIQEFLSNTIKHAKATTLEITIQYLNNTVQITAKDNGQGFNNSNNEQIPNGMGIKNIIKRAQLINAEATITSKINEGTQLQIFYKELLG, from the coding sequence ATGCAGCGAGAAGGACAAGCAATTTTAATAGCAGTTTTTATACTAGTGTTTTTATGTATTATGCTAATAGTACTTTTTATTGTATTTCAAAAAAGAAAAAACACCTTAATATTAAAACAAAAAGACTCTGAAAAACGCTTTGGACAAGAAATAGCAAAAACACAAATAGAAATAAGAGAAGAAACCTTTAGAAACATTAGCTGGGAATTACACGATAATATAGGACAATTGCTAACCTTAGCAAAAATTCAGCTTCAAAACAGCACTAATAAAGAAGATATTTTACTAACTTTAGACAAAGGGTTAAAAGAGCTTAGAGCCTTATCAAAGTCTATAAGCCCAGAAACGCTTAAAAATAGTTCTTTAGTATCTGCCATTATACAAGAAACAGACAGACTAAATAAATTAGAATACTTAAAGGCTAAAGTAAATGTAATAGGTAATGAAGTCCATTTAGACAATGAAGTAGAAATTGTTTTTTTTAGAATTATTCAAGAATTTTTATCCAATACAATCAAACACGCCAAAGCTACCACATTAGAGATAACAATACAATATCTAAACAATACTGTACAAATAACAGCTAAAGACAATGGTCAAGGTTTTAATAATAGTAATAATGAACAAATCCCTAACGGAATGGGTATTAAAAACATTATTAAAAGAGCGCAACTAATAAATGCAGAAGCAACCATTACATCTAAAATAAATGAAGGTACCCAATTACAAATTTTTTATAAAGAACTATTAGGATGA
- a CDS encoding S8 family serine peptidase, translating to MDSKLKLIVKGNPKEELQLLLRLKSADIYPKKCKIISQFHDVISCRILRKDVLSVYDDPATFSLKAPQVIPAQLYKDSRFNNIFSEQINQKIPKTIKSNVVFGIVDFGFDFTHSNFLDSDGETRFEKIWVQPSKQKQNNKYGYGKIFTGATINQSLKTPLPFKDLGYHPGKNDFMGRGMHGTHVLGIAASSGYIGPKSIAGNSPIVAVDMGSSYVNGSDLSLGDSVKLIEGLDFILNQAGQRPCVINMSLGGHCSDHTGKTLVEIALNNIVKKRGGTVIIQSTGNYFMANCHHAGILEQDKVVDIEWKFKARDKSANEIEIWYENQDRIAVEILDADGNVLGKSEPFEDSIVNYDNSQNGVIFHRFNEPNSSKNHINIILSKRPESRVLFVRLIGQSISDGEYHAYIERDDVGQSCFATQNVNTNFTVGSICNAPLTIAVGAYNQKVKSKKPMSFSSAGPTIDRRIKPEILAAGNKILAAKSASKFQQKSKQELTTKSGSSMASPYVASLAVHILEHFPKMNIYELRQLLFNSCEPLKAMDSTIVNKSGYGVISPQKLNRLITLKKKHYENYKSTQI from the coding sequence ATGGATTCCAAACTAAAACTGATTGTAAAAGGTAACCCAAAAGAAGAGCTACAGTTATTATTAAGGTTAAAAAGTGCAGATATCTATCCTAAAAAATGCAAGATTATATCTCAGTTTCATGATGTTATTAGTTGTCGTATTTTAAGAAAAGATGTATTGTCTGTTTATGATGATCCTGCAACCTTTAGTTTAAAAGCACCTCAAGTTATTCCAGCACAGCTTTATAAGGATTCAAGATTTAATAATATTTTTTCTGAACAAATAAATCAAAAAATCCCAAAAACTATAAAAAGTAATGTGGTTTTTGGTATTGTTGATTTTGGATTTGATTTTACACATTCTAATTTTTTAGATAGTGATGGAGAAACAAGATTTGAGAAAATTTGGGTGCAACCCTCAAAACAAAAACAGAATAATAAGTATGGCTATGGTAAGATTTTTACAGGAGCAACTATAAATCAATCCTTAAAGACACCTTTACCATTTAAAGATTTAGGCTATCATCCCGGTAAAAACGATTTTATGGGTAGAGGTATGCATGGGACGCATGTACTAGGAATAGCTGCTTCTTCTGGATATATAGGACCAAAAAGTATAGCCGGAAATAGCCCAATTGTAGCAGTAGATATGGGGTCTAGTTATGTTAATGGATCGGATTTGTCTTTAGGCGATTCTGTTAAATTAATCGAAGGGTTAGATTTTATTTTAAACCAAGCTGGACAAAGACCATGTGTTATTAATATGAGTTTAGGTGGGCATTGTAGTGATCATACAGGAAAAACTTTAGTTGAAATTGCATTAAATAATATTGTTAAAAAAAGAGGTGGTACTGTTATTATACAAAGTACAGGGAACTATTTTATGGCTAATTGCCATCATGCTGGAATTTTAGAACAAGATAAAGTGGTTGATATCGAATGGAAATTTAAGGCTAGAGATAAATCGGCAAATGAAATTGAAATATGGTACGAAAACCAAGATAGAATAGCTGTAGAAATCTTGGATGCAGATGGTAATGTTTTAGGGAAGTCAGAGCCTTTTGAGGATAGTATTGTTAATTATGATAATTCGCAAAATGGTGTGATCTTTCATAGGTTTAATGAACCTAATTCTAGTAAAAATCATATTAATATTATTTTGTCAAAAAGACCCGAATCTAGGGTTTTATTTGTAAGACTAATAGGTCAAAGCATTAGTGATGGAGAGTATCATGCCTATATAGAAAGGGATGATGTAGGTCAATCCTGTTTTGCGACTCAAAATGTAAACACCAATTTTACAGTTGGATCTATATGTAATGCACCTTTAACAATTGCGGTTGGTGCTTATAACCAAAAGGTCAAATCTAAAAAGCCAATGTCTTTTAGTAGTGCAGGTCCAACAATTGATAGACGAATAAAACCAGAGATTTTAGCGGCAGGAAATAAAATTTTAGCAGCTAAATCTGCAAGTAAGTTTCAGCAAAAATCAAAGCAAGAATTAACCACAAAAAGTGGCTCAAGTATGGCGTCTCCTTATGTTGCTTCATTGGCAGTTCATATACTCGAACATTTTCCAAAAATGAATATTTATGAGCTTAGACAATTACTATTTAATAGTTGCGAGCCATTAAAAGCAATGGACAGTACCATTGTAAATAAATCGGGATATGGAGTGATTAGCCCTCAAAAATTAAATAGATTAATCACATTAAAAAAGAAACACTATGAGAACTATAAATCAACACAGATATAA
- a CDS encoding peptidoglycan-binding domain-containing protein, producing the protein MRTINQHRYNGYSNDSFAELNSSNEIKEIQRFLIQKGYDLGRWGADGDLGRDTKQAIYDFIKLQNGGNQQPNNNTPTTPSSTTNLVREFKSIFNRKNYVFQDDELRLNIIGIRNLDANADLFDDELVVIWKENGSYKVKRYPLTTDPGKGYLGSVMINPKGTAILKAGQYRNAYKLGLHRSKYIALVQRNGPVTVYRDNNKNGSLDFMIGNQDSGYFGINIHKAGTNSARVNKWSAGCQVFKREAHFNELISLCKKSERKYGAGTKFTYTLLEKRGVSIL; encoded by the coding sequence ATGAGAACTATAAATCAACACAGATATAATGGGTATTCTAACGATAGTTTTGCAGAATTAAATAGCTCTAATGAGATAAAAGAAATTCAGCGATTTTTAATCCAAAAAGGATATGATTTAGGACGTTGGGGAGCAGATGGCGATTTAGGACGAGATACCAAGCAAGCTATTTATGACTTTATTAAGTTGCAAAATGGAGGAAACCAACAACCCAATAATAATACACCAACAACACCATCTTCAACTACTAATTTAGTACGCGAGTTTAAATCTATTTTTAACCGTAAAAACTATGTGTTTCAAGACGACGAACTTAGATTAAATATTATTGGAATTAGAAATTTAGATGCCAATGCGGATTTATTTGATGACGAGTTAGTCGTTATTTGGAAAGAAAACGGATCCTATAAAGTAAAACGTTATCCATTAACTACAGACCCGGGAAAAGGGTATTTAGGTAGTGTTATGATAAATCCAAAAGGGACGGCAATACTAAAGGCCGGACAATACAGAAATGCCTATAAGTTAGGATTACATAGAAGTAAATATATTGCTTTAGTGCAACGTAATGGACCCGTAACTGTTTATAGAGATAATAATAAAAACGGAAGTTTAGATTTTATGATTGGAAATCAGGATAGTGGTTACTTTGGAATCAATATTCATAAAGCAGGAACCAATTCTGCACGAGTTAATAAATGGTCTGCTGGTTGTCAGGTATTTAAAAGAGAAGCCCATTTTAACGAGCTTATTAGTCTTTGTAAAAAATCTGAACGTAAGTATGGAGCAGGTACTAAGTTTACCTATACGTTACTAGAAAAAAGAGGCGTGTCTATTTTATAA
- a CDS encoding peptidoglycan-binding domain-containing protein — MMITIYNYPEINEQYFGELNTNQEVRKVQRFLQARGYDLGSYGVDGDLGQKTKKALYDYFKVQINRGGHVPSQVTPTNPSVTPISGYKLDRFIAAHGFKTFSNSNQINAFFVQLTGKDFCTWFKDQIGYKGFWGNITFEGRSRHGRSIPRSNFATHQDNFNRVWDNIALIFNGNLGNHSINIFQFFALVSIIINETGGTFTPISERGTLAYTFGTNNGRKSSYNTAGGNVNARALFRDQVFLNAHRGLAYYNQVANTTSSVWAGTQYPSSYPTDPSVAGIIAEADFYKFRGRGLIQSTFRSTYSRLIDFIRTYSGTNSTLLSYKNRWHSLNDSVILSTSRNTDWDALFLNSNLEFPCYAIYNFQHRRNDFLNILPTKSKLIQESTVRSGSGSLFYVGYRVGGSQRYGRLLKKRVIQMIETLA, encoded by the coding sequence ATGATGATAACAATATATAATTATCCAGAGATAAATGAACAGTATTTTGGAGAACTAAATACGAATCAGGAAGTTAGAAAGGTGCAACGATTTTTACAAGCAAGAGGTTATGATTTAGGAAGCTACGGAGTAGATGGCGATTTAGGACAAAAAACAAAGAAAGCTTTGTACGATTATTTTAAAGTACAAATTAATAGAGGAGGACATGTACCCTCTCAAGTTACACCTACCAATCCATCAGTAACACCAATAAGTGGTTATAAATTAGATAGGTTTATAGCTGCACATGGTTTTAAAACGTTTAGTAACAGTAACCAGATTAATGCTTTTTTTGTACAGCTTACAGGAAAGGATTTCTGTACTTGGTTTAAAGATCAAATAGGTTATAAAGGCTTTTGGGGAAATATCACTTTTGAAGGTCGTTCAAGACATGGAAGAAGTATACCAAGAAGTAATTTTGCAACTCATCAAGATAATTTTAATCGTGTTTGGGATAATATTGCTTTAATATTTAATGGAAACCTAGGCAATCATTCAATAAATATTTTTCAGTTTTTCGCATTAGTAAGCATCATTATTAATGAAACGGGAGGGACGTTTACACCGATTAGCGAAAGAGGAACTTTGGCTTATACGTTTGGAACTAATAACGGAAGGAAATCTTCTTATAACACAGCAGGTGGTAATGTAAACGCACGAGCTTTATTTAGAGATCAGGTGTTTTTAAATGCGCACAGAGGTTTAGCTTATTATAATCAAGTCGCTAACACAACAAGCAGTGTTTGGGCTGGTACACAATATCCATCATCCTATCCAACAGATCCATCTGTTGCAGGAATTATTGCAGAAGCAGATTTTTACAAGTTTAGAGGTCGTGGTTTAATACAATCTACTTTTAGAAGTACTTATTCACGATTAATTGATTTTATAAGGACCTATTCAGGGACTAATTCCACATTACTAAGTTATAAAAACAGATGGCACTCGTTAAATGACTCGGTTATTTTGTCTACAAGTAGAAACACAGATTGGGATGCCTTATTTTTAAATTCTAATTTAGAATTTCCATGCTATGCAATTTATAATTTCCAACATAGACGAAATGATTTTTTAAATATTCTGCCAACCAAGTCTAAGTTAATTCAAGAATCTACAGTAAGAAGTGGTAGTGGGTCTTTGTTTTATGTTGGCTATCGTGTTGGTGGTTCGCAAAGATACGGACGACTTTTAAAGAAACGTGTAATACAAATGATAGAGACGTTAGCTTAG
- the meaB gene encoding methylmalonyl Co-A mutase-associated GTPase MeaB — translation MSNKKTALSETEGVSSPEMTNAAAVLKLKAKRRLQRTTKDLVSAILNGNITALSQAITLVESKNPKHTAQANAIIKACLPHANQSTRIGITGVPGVGKSTFIEAFGTYLTTLNKKVAVLAVDPSSSITKGSILGDKTRMEDLVKNNNAFIRPSASGTSLGGVARKTRETIILCEAAGFDTVIIETVGVGQSETAVHSMVDFFLLLKLAGAGDELQGIKRGIIEMADAIAINKADGDNVKRAKLAKVEFNRALHMYPIKDSDWQPKVSLCSALTNEGISDIWDVIFDYITLTKQNNYFNTKRTEQNKFWLLQTIEEQLKAVFFNNPDIKIELNKQLALIEANQTTPFAAADYLLSI, via the coding sequence ATGTCCAATAAAAAAACAGCATTATCAGAAACTGAAGGCGTTTCTTCTCCAGAAATGACCAATGCAGCTGCTGTTTTAAAACTAAAAGCCAAACGTAGATTACAACGGACCACTAAGGATTTAGTCAGCGCGATTTTAAACGGAAACATTACCGCTTTAAGTCAGGCCATTACTTTAGTAGAAAGTAAAAATCCAAAACATACGGCGCAAGCTAATGCTATAATTAAAGCTTGCTTACCACATGCCAACCAATCGACACGAATTGGTATTACCGGTGTGCCTGGTGTTGGAAAAAGCACCTTTATTGAAGCTTTTGGAACGTATCTAACCACTTTAAACAAAAAAGTGGCAGTCTTAGCTGTGGACCCGAGTAGTAGCATAACTAAAGGTAGTATTCTAGGTGACAAAACCAGAATGGAAGATTTGGTTAAAAACAACAATGCGTTTATACGTCCATCCGCTTCTGGAACATCTTTAGGTGGTGTGGCCAGAAAAACACGAGAAACTATTATCCTTTGTGAAGCCGCAGGTTTTGACACGGTGATTATTGAAACCGTTGGTGTCGGGCAAAGTGAAACCGCTGTACATAGTATGGTTGACTTTTTTCTGCTTTTAAAACTGGCAGGTGCCGGAGACGAGCTGCAAGGTATTAAACGTGGTATTATTGAAATGGCAGATGCTATAGCCATTAACAAAGCAGATGGAGACAATGTAAAACGTGCTAAATTAGCTAAAGTCGAGTTTAACCGTGCCTTACATATGTATCCTATAAAAGACTCGGATTGGCAGCCTAAAGTAAGTTTATGTAGTGCTTTGACTAACGAGGGCATCTCTGACATCTGGGATGTTATTTTCGATTACATCACTCTAACCAAACAGAACAACTACTTTAATACCAAACGTACCGAACAAAATAAGTTTTGGTTACTACAGACCATTGAAGAACAATTAAAAGCAGTCTTTTTTAATAATCCTGACATTAAAATAGAACTAAACAAGCAACTTGCGTTGATTGAAGCTAATCAAACCACGCCTTTTGCTGCTGCAGATTATTTGTTATCAATTTAA
- a CDS encoding DUF2911 domain-containing protein produces MKKFIYLLIIVAIGVLGYQFFTKTGLFNQPLSPKDTAGIKINDLNVRVVYNRPSKRNRDVFGALVPFDKVWRTGANEATTFETNHDLSVKGVTLPKGKYTLWTVPQADHWKVMFNSKQYDWGVNEKMEPNWDPNFDVVEVEVPAQKLDKTVEQFTVAFDNSTDDLKMTMAWDNVKIEVPLKD; encoded by the coding sequence ATGAAAAAATTTATATATCTATTAATTATAGTCGCTATAGGAGTTTTAGGCTACCAATTTTTTACTAAAACAGGTTTATTCAATCAACCTTTAAGTCCAAAAGATACTGCGGGGATTAAAATAAATGATTTAAATGTCAGAGTAGTCTATAACAGACCCTCAAAACGAAATAGAGACGTGTTTGGTGCTTTAGTTCCTTTTGATAAAGTATGGCGTACAGGAGCAAACGAAGCTACTACTTTTGAAACCAATCATGATTTATCTGTTAAAGGTGTTACATTACCTAAAGGAAAATATACCCTTTGGACTGTACCACAGGCTGACCATTGGAAAGTAATGTTTAACTCTAAACAATATGATTGGGGAGTTAACGAAAAAATGGAACCGAACTGGGATCCAAATTTTGATGTCGTAGAAGTTGAAGTACCAGCACAAAAATTAGATAAAACCGTTGAGCAATTTACGGTAGCCTTTGATAATTCTACAGACGATTTAAAAATGACTATGGCTTGGGATAATGTAAAAATTGAAGTCCCGCTTAAGGATTAA
- a CDS encoding RNA polymerase sigma factor has protein sequence MKVVTLDNIELCKQNNRKAQLQVYQQYCDAMYHVALRFVNHTAEAEDVVQDAFIKAFAKLHQFKGDVTFGAWLKRIVINKSIDYLKSKKQRLVELDEVHLKVIDTDTNDKWLVEDSTTLNDIKEAINDLPEKYKYVVMLYLIEGYDHQEISEILNITAIASRTQLSRGKVKLQDLLKHTHYGERY, from the coding sequence GTGAAAGTCGTTACTTTAGATAACATTGAGTTGTGTAAACAAAACAACCGAAAAGCCCAATTACAGGTGTATCAGCAATATTGCGATGCTATGTATCATGTCGCTTTGCGGTTTGTAAACCACACAGCCGAAGCAGAAGATGTCGTCCAAGACGCGTTTATTAAAGCGTTTGCTAAACTACATCAATTTAAAGGAGACGTTACTTTTGGGGCTTGGTTAAAACGGATTGTCATTAATAAAAGTATTGATTATTTAAAATCTAAAAAACAACGTTTAGTTGAATTAGATGAGGTGCACCTGAAAGTAATAGATACGGACACAAATGACAAATGGTTAGTAGAAGACAGTACAACTTTAAACGATATTAAGGAGGCTATTAACGATCTTCCGGAAAAATACAAATACGTGGTAATGCTCTATTTAATTGAGGGGTATGATCATCAAGAAATTTCTGAAATCCTAAATATTACAGCAATTGCATCACGTACACAATTATCCAGAGGAAAAGTAAAATTGCAAGACCTTTTAAAACATACCCATTATGGCGAAAGATATTAG